Below is a genomic region from Jiangella gansuensis DSM 44835.
CGGTGACATCCGGCCGGCGGGTGTCAGGCCGGCAGCTCGATCATCATGACGGGGTCGGACGTGGGCTCGGACGACCCACCATCCGGCTCGATCGTGATGCCCATTCGCTCCACGCCGGCCAGCCCGCGCGCCGTCACCGGTCCGACGTGGCCGTCCGGCGGACTGCCCAGGACACCGGCCGACACCACCACACCGTCTTCGTGCATGAGCCAGAGCTGGTAGGTGTGGTCTTCCGGCGCCGGAGCCATGCCGTCGCCGACGAAGACGGCGAGGTCCAGCGACCGGGCCACCAGGACGGTGCCCCGGCTCCCGCCGTCGCCGACACGCACCATCTCCATGTCCTCGGCCTCGACCAGCTGACGCATCTGTGCGCCGATCTGCTCGGAGCGGTCGAGCTCGTCCTGAACGGTGTCCAGCCGCACCCCCAGCGCGACGATGCCGGCGAGCAGGGCCGCCACCAGCCCGGTGGCCACCTTCGGCCACCAGCGGCGGATCGCGCTGACGTTGCCGTCGTCAGGAAGGAGGGCGCCGGGCCGGGCGTCGCCGTTGAGCGCGCCGTCGCTCCGGCCGGCGGCCTGCTCGACCGGCGGGAGCGGCCGCACCTGCGCGATGCGGGACATGACGTCCTGGCGCATCCGGGCCGGTGGTACGACGGCAGCGGCCGAGCCGAGCCGGGCGGCGGTTTCGCGCAGCTCCGCGACCTCGGTGCGGCAGTCCGGGCAACGGTCCAGGTGTGCCTCGAACCGTCGCGCCTCCTCCGGGGGCAAGGCGTGTA
It encodes:
- a CDS encoding anti-sigma factor, with translation MTRHEDADIHTLAAPYAVHALPPEEARRFEAHLDRCPDCRTEVAELRETAARLGSAAAVVPPARMRQDVMSRIAQVRPLPPVEQAAGRSDGALNGDARPGALLPDDGNVSAIRRWWPKVATGLVAALLAGIVALGVRLDTVQDELDRSEQIGAQMRQLVEAEDMEMVRVGDGGSRGTVLVARSLDLAVFVGDGMAPAPEDHTYQLWLMHEDGVVVSAGVLGSPPDGHVGPVTARGLAGVERMGITIEPDGGSSEPTSDPVMMIELPA